A single Corynebacterium stationis DNA region contains:
- a CDS encoding DoxX family protein — protein MLNFTSTFKSPTESAGLLIARIILGVVLIAHGWQKFNEWTIAGTTEAFTGMGVPAAGIAAPIAAAIELVGGILILIGLITRIAAALVALQMVGAGIWGGHFSSGVMVTENGWELVMVIAAVAVILLAAGPGQYAADNFIFKNKEAAAKTPVAA, from the coding sequence ATGCTGAATTTCACTTCAACCTTTAAGTCTCCAACTGAGTCCGCCGGCCTCCTCATTGCACGCATCATCCTAGGCGTAGTTCTCATTGCCCACGGCTGGCAGAAGTTCAACGAGTGGACCATTGCGGGAACCACTGAAGCCTTCACCGGTATGGGTGTTCCTGCCGCTGGCATCGCAGCACCTATCGCAGCTGCCATTGAACTTGTCGGTGGCATCTTGATTCTCATCGGTCTGATTACCCGCATTGCTGCCGCACTCGTTGCACTGCAAATGGTTGGCGCCGGTATCTGGGGCGGCCACTTCAGCTCCGGCGTCATGGTTACCGAGAACGGCTGGGAGCTAGTTATGGTTATCGCCGCTGTTGCAGTAATTCTTCTCGCAGCAGGCCCTGGCCAGTACGCCGCAGACAACTTCATCTTCAAGAACAAAGAAGCTGCAGCCAAGACTCCAGTAGCTGCCTAA
- a CDS encoding metal ABC transporter substrate-binding protein, translating to MEMKRIFLGLSAIGATCALTACSATTAQNATGADGSEPLTIYATTGYLADAALNLAPDADVITMVGPGGDPHTYQPSTKDIEQMQAADLVLWNGLHLEAQMIEQLESLGERQLAVGEQLDPSKLLSWDEEGDGGEQLYDPHIWNSPELWTEVVSHIGDKLAEVDAANADSYHAHAKAYSEEIEAAAQAAEAMLADVSSRTLITGHDAFNYFGDTFDFEVHATDFVSTDAEKSPQEISELADLIAQKEIPVIFQDNQANPQAITALREAVESRGWAVEVSDEELFADTLGATEPTDTYLGAFAHNAQAVAEGLSK from the coding sequence ATGGAAATGAAACGAATATTTTTAGGACTTAGCGCCATTGGCGCTACATGTGCGCTCACGGCATGTTCTGCAACCACTGCGCAAAACGCAACTGGAGCTGACGGTTCTGAACCGTTGACGATCTATGCGACCACGGGCTACCTGGCGGATGCGGCGCTAAACCTCGCCCCAGATGCTGATGTCATCACCATGGTCGGCCCGGGCGGTGACCCACACACGTACCAGCCCTCCACCAAAGACATCGAGCAAATGCAGGCTGCAGACCTTGTGCTGTGGAATGGATTGCACCTAGAAGCGCAGATGATTGAGCAGCTGGAGTCGCTCGGTGAGCGGCAGCTGGCGGTCGGTGAACAATTGGATCCCTCCAAGCTTCTTTCATGGGACGAGGAAGGCGACGGTGGTGAGCAGCTTTATGACCCTCATATTTGGAACTCGCCGGAGCTGTGGACCGAGGTTGTAAGCCACATTGGTGACAAGCTAGCCGAAGTCGATGCCGCTAACGCGGATTCCTACCATGCCCATGCCAAGGCCTACTCGGAAGAAATCGAAGCCGCGGCCCAAGCAGCGGAAGCAATGCTTGCCGACGTCTCCTCTCGCACCCTTATTACCGGCCATGATGCGTTTAACTATTTTGGCGACACTTTTGACTTTGAAGTTCACGCCACGGACTTTGTCAGTACCGATGCTGAAAAGTCACCCCAGGAGATTTCAGAACTCGCGGATCTGATTGCACAGAAAGAAATACCAGTTATCTTCCAGGACAACCAGGCCAATCCGCAGGCCATTACCGCGCTGCGCGAAGCGGTAGAATCCCGCGGCTGGGCAGTGGAGGTCTCTGATGAAGAACTCTTCGCAGATACCCTCGGTGCGACTGAGCCAACTGATACTTATCTGGGGGCTTTTGCCCACAATGCTCAAGCAGTGGCAGAAGGCTTAAGTAAATGA
- a CDS encoding metal ABC transporter permease, translating to MSLALSACILAITTALACAIPGVFVVLKRDSMLIDGIGHAVLPGITVGYLFTSDIDSPWLLLTAALGGLAVALGTDWLGRSGIITNDAALGLIFPALFSAGIILISTRMSNVHLDVHVVLIGDLNLVAFTNPGYSLIMLAVAAVNAAFILATMPRLTTATFDPSYSRVAGIRTRALHTIFMALVAATATVAFHAAGAMLVIALMIFPAICARLLTNRVPMMFLIACIVSICTAPVGFWLAYHANASTSAFMAVTYAGIFVIILVLRFIIVPRRTAKVGIN from the coding sequence ATGTCTTTAGCTCTTAGCGCCTGCATATTAGCGATTACCACAGCGCTGGCCTGCGCGATTCCAGGAGTCTTCGTGGTTTTAAAGCGCGACAGCATGCTTATCGATGGAATCGGCCACGCCGTCTTACCCGGCATCACCGTCGGATATCTCTTTACCTCCGATATCGATTCCCCCTGGCTGCTACTGACTGCCGCACTCGGTGGTCTCGCCGTTGCCCTGGGCACCGATTGGTTGGGACGAAGCGGAATCATCACTAATGATGCGGCACTCGGTCTGATCTTTCCTGCACTTTTTTCCGCCGGCATTATTCTGATTTCCACTCGCATGTCTAATGTGCACTTAGATGTTCACGTAGTGCTCATCGGTGACTTGAACCTGGTTGCTTTTACCAATCCCGGCTATAGCCTCATCATGCTGGCTGTAGCCGCCGTCAATGCTGCTTTCATCTTGGCCACCATGCCGCGGCTGACTACCGCGACCTTCGATCCCAGCTACTCCCGTGTCGCAGGCATCCGCACACGGGCCCTGCACACCATCTTCATGGCATTGGTTGCCGCCACTGCTACCGTTGCATTCCACGCAGCTGGTGCCATGTTGGTCATCGCGCTCATGATTTTTCCCGCCATCTGCGCTCGCCTTCTCACCAATCGTGTGCCGATGATGTTTCTTATCGCCTGCATCGTTTCCATCTGCACCGCACCGGTTGGTTTCTGGCTGGCTTATCACGCGAACGCGTCAACCTCGGCGTTTATGGCCGTGACCTACGCGGGAATCTTTGTCATAATTCTTGTTCTTCGTTTCATTATCGTTCCACGTCGCACCGCGAAAGTTGGCATTAACTGA
- a CDS encoding alpha/beta fold hydrolase has product MRTNRHFGYDFFTHTIQVPWDPFNAPDGETFELFAREIVAPDKHDAPAIVYLQGGPGSPAPRPLNASGLVGEMLKEFRVILLDQRGTGNSHRIDSANPADAKRLNLLRQEYIVEDAEALRKHLNIDKWSLFGQSFGGFCITAYLSRHPESVEHAYLTGGLPTLEKSVDDLYRTTFAKLQVRHDRFYREYPWAEDRIREICAHLEDSAEILPTGERLSARRFRTIGINLGRGVGFHSLAYLLENPFHAHGGEKRLRTDFLNTVGAQVSFAGNPLYASIHESIYGGVGGQKATNWSAHRMREEIPGFEESLDPRTANKFYLTGEHIFPWQFDEDPALIPDKEAAMAVAAHEWQSSPYDAAVLGDAPISAAEIYLDDIYVPFEESLKTAQTYGDLRFEVTNVFQHDGIGHDGAGIFARLRGLVEDR; this is encoded by the coding sequence ATGCGCACTAATCGACATTTCGGCTATGACTTTTTCACCCACACCATCCAGGTCCCCTGGGATCCTTTTAATGCCCCGGATGGTGAGACTTTCGAGCTTTTCGCACGCGAGATTGTTGCCCCCGATAAGCACGACGCACCCGCGATTGTGTATTTGCAAGGCGGACCGGGATCGCCCGCTCCTCGACCACTGAATGCTTCGGGCCTGGTTGGGGAAATGCTCAAAGAGTTTCGCGTTATTTTGCTTGACCAGCGCGGCACAGGGAATTCGCACCGCATCGATTCGGCAAACCCAGCGGATGCGAAGCGTCTGAACTTACTGCGCCAGGAGTACATCGTCGAGGATGCAGAAGCGCTGCGCAAGCATTTGAACATCGACAAGTGGTCGCTCTTTGGCCAGTCTTTCGGCGGCTTCTGTATTACGGCGTATCTTTCCCGCCACCCCGAATCCGTTGAGCACGCTTACCTTACTGGTGGTTTGCCGACGCTGGAGAAAAGCGTCGATGATTTATATCGCACCACCTTTGCCAAGCTACAGGTACGCCACGATCGTTTCTACCGCGAGTATCCGTGGGCGGAAGATCGCATTCGCGAAATCTGCGCACACTTGGAAGACTCAGCGGAAATTCTGCCGACCGGCGAGCGACTATCGGCACGACGCTTTCGCACCATCGGCATCAATCTAGGCCGCGGAGTCGGATTCCACTCGCTGGCGTATCTGCTGGAAAATCCTTTCCACGCCCACGGCGGCGAAAAGCGCCTGCGCACGGATTTCCTCAACACCGTCGGCGCGCAAGTCTCTTTTGCCGGTAATCCTCTGTATGCCTCAATCCACGAAAGCATTTATGGCGGCGTCGGTGGGCAAAAGGCCACCAATTGGTCGGCGCACCGCATGCGTGAAGAAATCCCGGGGTTCGAAGAGAGTCTCGATCCGCGTACGGCTAATAAGTTCTATCTCACCGGCGAGCACATCTTCCCGTGGCAATTCGACGAGGATCCGGCTCTTATTCCCGATAAAGAAGCAGCGATGGCAGTAGCAGCGCATGAGTGGCAATCCTCGCCCTATGATGCCGCAGTGCTTGGTGATGCCCCCATCTCCGCTGCTGAAATATACCTCGATGACATCTACGTGCCTTTCGAAGAATCACTAAAGACCGCGCAGACCTACGGCGACCTGAGATTCGAAGTCACCAATGTGTTCCAACACGACGGCATTGGCCATGATGGAGCGGGCATCTTTGCCCGCTTGCGCGGTCTCGTCGAGGACCGATGA
- a CDS encoding metal ABC transporter permease gives MNPFDLLTDYTYTQALLGTVIIGVCAGALGPLVLVQRQALIADAIAHSSLLGLLGVFLFVATFGLDGRNPLLLIAGSILTGLVAVAIISVITDRTVIHRDAAMAATLTTFFSLGMLLLQYISRNPIPGKAGIQNYLLGNASTLTRSDVKSALVIGGGVLLILSLVHLKQSAVVFDAPFAQLAGIKLNIVRSLGFIALVAITVIGVKVVGVVLMVAVVIAPAVAARQWTNRLIPFIACSGTIGGLSAVLGTYFSIAAGETAVGSIPTGPAIVLVQGLIAAASLTAKKVRSTHVFSS, from the coding sequence ATGAACCCTTTTGATCTCCTCACGGACTACACGTATACCCAAGCGCTTTTGGGTACGGTCATCATCGGTGTCTGCGCCGGCGCCTTAGGACCTTTGGTGCTGGTCCAGCGCCAAGCGTTGATCGCCGATGCCATCGCGCACTCCAGTTTGCTTGGTCTCCTCGGTGTATTCCTTTTCGTCGCCACTTTTGGCTTAGATGGCCGCAATCCCCTGCTGCTCATCGCAGGCTCTATCCTCACGGGCCTAGTAGCCGTCGCCATTATCTCCGTTATCACTGACCGCACGGTGATTCATCGGGATGCTGCGATGGCGGCAACATTAACGACTTTCTTTTCACTCGGCATGCTATTGCTTCAATACATTTCCCGTAATCCCATCCCCGGCAAAGCCGGAATCCAAAATTACCTTTTGGGCAATGCCTCGACGCTCACCCGCTCCGATGTGAAATCCGCGCTTGTCATCGGCGGCGGTGTATTGCTTATTCTTTCGTTGGTACACCTTAAGCAATCCGCTGTCGTCTTTGACGCCCCTTTCGCCCAGCTAGCGGGCATCAAATTAAATATCGTCAGATCTTTGGGATTTATCGCCCTGGTAGCAATCACCGTCATCGGCGTCAAAGTGGTTGGCGTCGTGCTGATGGTCGCAGTCGTCATTGCGCCTGCCGTCGCCGCACGGCAATGGACCAACCGGCTAATCCCTTTCATCGCCTGCTCTGGGACAATCGGCGGACTTTCGGCTGTACTCGGCACGTATTTCTCTATTGCCGCGGGCGAAACTGCAGTTGGATCCATCCCCACCGGCCCCGCGATTGTCTTGGTTCAAGGACTCATCGCAGCCGCTTCCCTCACAGCAAAGAAGGTGCGCTCCACTCATGTCTTTAGCTCTTAG
- a CDS encoding metal ABC transporter ATP-binding protein, producing MIDIENLSVSYGANKVLDSISAHVERGRITGLVGANGAGKSTLVKAAVGLVRAEPSARITFDAKSLEHFRDRLGYMPQQAALDWSFPAVVEDLAIMGLSARLPWYRWPGKEEKAAAHRALERTGAANLTKRPIAALSGGQRQRVLLARTLATDPDLLILDEPFAGVDAVSQDAIVSVLRDLRDSGVTVLLVHHNLAEVADYCDDVILLGTGRIISSGPTQQTLTDTAISQLFSLPR from the coding sequence ATGATCGACATTGAAAATCTCTCTGTTAGCTATGGCGCCAATAAAGTACTGGACTCAATCAGCGCGCATGTCGAACGCGGCCGTATAACCGGTCTTGTCGGCGCGAATGGCGCAGGTAAATCCACTCTCGTCAAAGCAGCCGTTGGCCTCGTTCGCGCTGAGCCCAGCGCGCGCATCACTTTCGATGCCAAGTCACTGGAACATTTTCGTGACCGGCTCGGGTATATGCCGCAGCAAGCTGCACTAGATTGGTCTTTTCCCGCTGTTGTGGAAGATCTCGCCATCATGGGACTTAGCGCCCGGCTACCGTGGTATCGCTGGCCTGGCAAAGAAGAAAAAGCCGCAGCGCATCGGGCATTAGAGCGCACCGGCGCTGCAAATTTAACCAAACGACCAATCGCCGCATTGTCAGGCGGGCAACGACAAAGGGTACTGCTGGCGCGCACGCTTGCTACTGACCCAGACTTGCTCATCCTCGATGAGCCTTTCGCCGGCGTGGATGCCGTAAGTCAAGACGCCATCGTCAGTGTATTGCGCGATTTACGCGATAGTGGCGTCACGGTATTGCTGGTTCATCACAACCTGGCTGAAGTCGCTGATTATTGTGATGACGTTATCTTGCTTGGTACCGGCCGCATCATTTCCTCCGGTCCAACCCAGCAAACCCTAACGGATACCGCCATCTCCCAGCTCTTTTCCCTCCCACGTTAG
- a CDS encoding metal-dependent transcriptional regulator: protein MHVTDLPERTQDYLKELFDHEERNGVDLPLALGDLAAALNQKLPTASEAVKRLAAKELVVHERYRGVTLTELGRDLSRQVARRHRLLETFLVETLGYTWDEVHDEADVLEHACTDRFIARLDAHLNHPTRDPHGDPIPRADGSTDPLSTCTLAGLSVGQKVIMEQVNDDDPELLRFLAAQNMRPGTEVELVQPPLAGLLHISVDGGEPFALAEVAAHEITVRSNTE, encoded by the coding sequence ATGCACGTGACAGATTTGCCGGAGCGCACGCAGGACTACCTCAAGGAACTGTTTGACCATGAAGAGCGCAACGGGGTAGACCTTCCACTCGCGCTAGGCGATCTGGCGGCCGCGTTGAATCAAAAGCTGCCGACGGCTTCCGAGGCTGTCAAGCGTCTTGCCGCCAAGGAATTAGTGGTGCACGAGCGCTACCGCGGGGTGACGCTAACGGAATTGGGGCGCGATTTATCGCGGCAGGTCGCGCGCCGTCATCGCCTGTTAGAGACCTTCCTGGTGGAAACTTTGGGCTATACCTGGGATGAAGTCCATGATGAAGCGGACGTGCTGGAGCATGCCTGTACCGACCGCTTTATCGCGCGTCTCGATGCCCACCTGAATCACCCCACCCGCGACCCGCACGGGGATCCGATTCCGCGTGCCGATGGCTCCACCGACCCGCTTTCTACCTGCACTCTTGCGGGGCTTTCGGTGGGTCAAAAAGTCATCATGGAGCAGGTCAATGATGACGATCCTGAGCTACTGCGCTTCCTTGCAGCACAAAACATGCGCCCTGGTACTGAGGTTGAGCTAGTGCAACCCCCACTTGCCGGGCTGCTGCATATTAGCGTTGATGGTGGCGAACCCTTTGCGCTTGCTGAGGTGGCCGCACATGAAATTACGGTGCGTTCGAATACGGAATAG
- a CDS encoding 1,4-dihydroxy-2-naphthoyl-CoA synthase — protein sequence MTATRTYSTDNPFDASQWRAVEGFSDLTDITYHRHTGEGRANGIVRIAFDRPEVRNAFRPHTVDELYRVLDHARRTPDVGTVLLTGNGPSEKDGGWAFCSGGDQRIRGRSGYRYADGETADTVDTAREKVEGGRLHILEVQRLIRTMPKVVIAVVNGWAAGGGHSLHVVCDLTIASRQEAAFKQTDADVGSFDAGYGSAYLAKMVGQKYAREIFFLGRTYSAERMQQMGAVNIVADHKDIEQEAIEAAREINTKSPTAQRMLKFAFNLTDDGLMGQQVFAGEATRLAYMTDEAVEGRDSFLEKRDPNWEEFPYYY from the coding sequence ATGACTGCAACCCGAACTTATAGCACTGATAATCCTTTTGATGCTTCCCAGTGGCGCGCGGTAGAAGGTTTTTCCGACCTCACCGACATCACTTACCACCGACACACCGGCGAAGGCCGCGCCAATGGCATCGTGCGTATTGCTTTTGACCGCCCTGAGGTCCGCAATGCTTTTCGCCCGCACACCGTCGATGAGCTCTACCGCGTTCTTGACCACGCGCGGCGTACCCCAGATGTCGGAACCGTGCTTTTAACTGGCAATGGCCCGAGTGAAAAAGATGGCGGCTGGGCATTTTGCTCCGGTGGTGACCAGCGCATCCGCGGCCGTTCCGGCTACCGCTATGCCGACGGCGAAACTGCTGACACCGTCGACACGGCCCGCGAAAAGGTGGAGGGCGGGCGCCTGCACATTTTGGAAGTACAACGCCTGATTCGCACCATGCCGAAGGTTGTCATCGCCGTGGTCAACGGCTGGGCTGCCGGCGGCGGGCACTCCCTGCACGTGGTCTGTGATCTGACCATCGCATCACGCCAGGAAGCTGCCTTTAAGCAGACCGATGCCGATGTCGGATCCTTCGATGCCGGTTACGGCTCTGCCTACCTCGCGAAGATGGTTGGCCAAAAATATGCCCGCGAAATCTTCTTCTTAGGCCGCACCTACTCCGCTGAACGCATGCAGCAAATGGGCGCGGTTAACATCGTGGCTGACCACAAAGACATCGAGCAAGAAGCCATCGAAGCCGCCCGCGAAATCAACACCAAATCCCCCACCGCGCAGCGCATGCTGAAGTTCGCTTTCAACCTCACCGACGATGGCCTCATGGGCCAACAAGTCTTCGCCGGCGAAGCCACCCGCCTGGCGTACATGACCGACGAAGCCGTCGAAGGCCGCGACTCCTTCCTAGAAAAACGCGACCCGAATTGGGAAGAATTCCCTTACTACTACTAG
- the menE gene encoding o-succinylbenzoate--CoA ligase: MPHVLRPLPISPADPLAILPDLELAITGRYSLLPLPAADKTKSTLLKNSQRAGEEIDADIALVVPTSGSTGTPKGAQLTAHNLISSADATYQYLGGPGHWLLAMPAHHIAGLQVLIRSMVAGVEPLAIDVSAGFNISEFARATRELKETGERTYTSLAPMQLAKAMDTQVGIEALQSYDAILVGGAATNPQLLESAARMQINVVTTYGSSETAGGCVYDGVALPGAQVRVDEGRIYLGGPTIAHGYRNAPGHEAFAEPGWFQTSDGGVLENGVLTVTGRLDNIIDSGGLKLHPEVLENAMLKVTGVDQACVVGIPHSRLGQAIVAAYTGNASMTDILEALEEAHTPRWQLPKDLKQLPEMPVTGPGKIDRQAVVKLFSP; encoded by the coding sequence GTGCCACATGTTCTTCGTCCTTTACCTATCTCACCTGCCGATCCGCTAGCTATCCTGCCTGACCTGGAATTAGCCATTACGGGCCGCTATTCGCTCCTACCTTTACCCGCTGCGGATAAGACCAAGTCCACGCTGTTGAAAAATTCACAGCGCGCGGGCGAAGAAATCGACGCGGATATCGCATTGGTGGTGCCCACCTCAGGTTCGACTGGTACTCCGAAGGGCGCACAGCTCACGGCGCATAATCTGATCTCTAGTGCAGATGCGACCTACCAGTACCTGGGCGGGCCGGGGCACTGGTTGCTCGCGATGCCAGCGCACCATATCGCCGGACTGCAGGTGCTTATTCGCTCCATGGTTGCAGGGGTGGAGCCCTTGGCTATCGATGTCTCCGCCGGCTTTAATATCTCCGAGTTCGCGCGTGCTACCCGGGAGTTAAAAGAGACGGGCGAGCGCACTTATACCTCGCTCGCTCCGATGCAGCTGGCCAAGGCAATGGATACCCAGGTGGGTATCGAAGCTTTGCAATCCTATGATGCAATTTTGGTCGGCGGTGCTGCCACTAATCCGCAGTTGTTGGAGTCAGCAGCCAGAATGCAGATCAATGTTGTGACCACGTATGGCTCTTCTGAGACTGCCGGTGGCTGTGTCTATGACGGAGTAGCCTTGCCCGGCGCGCAGGTACGCGTGGATGAGGGCCGCATTTATCTAGGTGGGCCAACCATCGCGCATGGTTATCGCAATGCGCCCGGCCATGAAGCTTTCGCGGAGCCCGGGTGGTTTCAAACCTCTGATGGCGGTGTCTTAGAAAATGGCGTGCTCACCGTGACAGGGCGCTTGGATAACATCATCGATTCTGGCGGGCTCAAGCTGCACCCAGAGGTGCTGGAGAACGCGATGCTAAAAGTTACCGGCGTCGACCAGGCTTGTGTTGTGGGCATCCCCCACTCGCGCTTGGGACAGGCAATTGTCGCTGCTTATACCGGCAATGCGTCGATGACCGATATTTTAGAAGCACTCGAAGAAGCACACACTCCACGCTGGCAGCTGCCGAAAGATCTCAAGCAGCTACCGGAGATGCCAGTCACTGGCCCCGGCAAGATTGACCGACAGGCGGTAGTGAAACTATTTTCGCCGTAA
- a CDS encoding o-succinylbenzoate synthase produces MQIDDILDRAHVVALPMAVKFRGITTREALLIDGPAGWGEFSPFVEYGPEESAHWLAAGLEAAYEGFPEPVRDTVEVNGTIPAVAAEEVPEVMSRYPGVRTWKVKVAESGQSLEEDIARVKAVREYAAVHTPNLVANIRIDANGGWSVEEAIAAAKEMMPLDYMEQPCRTTEELAQVRQQLMRNGLFVRVAADESIRKASDPYRVAELQVADVAIVKPAPLGGVHKTLEIAQNLRARHMDVTVASALDTAVGISMGLATVAALPKIYDDEDIDVVPAAAGLATGSLFVEDVAAPRTLVDGSLPAAPVAADPDRVAALAASPERRDWWFERVRASYEFLKSK; encoded by the coding sequence ATGCAGATCGACGATATCTTAGACCGCGCGCACGTTGTCGCACTTCCAATGGCTGTAAAGTTCCGCGGAATCACCACCCGCGAAGCATTGCTTATCGATGGCCCCGCCGGCTGGGGCGAATTTTCCCCCTTCGTAGAATATGGCCCTGAAGAATCCGCGCATTGGCTCGCCGCAGGACTCGAGGCAGCTTATGAAGGCTTTCCGGAACCTGTGCGTGACACCGTTGAAGTCAACGGCACCATCCCGGCAGTAGCGGCAGAAGAAGTTCCAGAGGTCATGTCGCGTTATCCCGGCGTGCGCACGTGGAAAGTCAAAGTCGCAGAATCCGGGCAAAGTCTTGAAGAAGACATCGCGCGCGTAAAGGCTGTGCGCGAATACGCGGCGGTGCACACGCCGAACTTGGTGGCCAATATCCGCATCGATGCCAATGGTGGCTGGAGCGTCGAGGAGGCGATTGCCGCAGCGAAAGAAATGATGCCGCTGGATTACATGGAACAGCCCTGCCGCACCACGGAAGAGCTCGCGCAGGTACGCCAGCAGCTGATGCGCAATGGGCTCTTTGTGCGCGTTGCCGCTGATGAATCCATCCGCAAGGCCAGTGACCCCTACCGGGTGGCGGAATTGCAGGTGGCGGATGTAGCCATCGTTAAGCCTGCTCCACTAGGTGGGGTGCACAAGACCTTGGAGATTGCGCAGAACCTTCGCGCACGCCACATGGATGTCACGGTGGCTTCTGCCTTGGATACGGCCGTCGGAATTTCCATGGGACTGGCAACGGTCGCTGCGTTGCCGAAGATCTATGACGATGAAGATATCGATGTCGTACCTGCCGCTGCCGGGTTGGCCACGGGCTCGCTGTTTGTCGAAGATGTTGCCGCACCGCGCACGCTTGTCGATGGCTCCCTTCCCGCCGCGCCCGTTGCCGCCGACCCGGATCGCGTAGCTGCCCTAGCTGCGAGCCCAGAGCGCCGCGACTGGTGGTTTGAGCGTGTCCGCGCGAGCTATGAATTTTTGAAATCAAAATAA